The Streptomyces venezuelae genomic interval GGAGTTCCTCGTCACCGACATCGGGAGGTGGCCGCTCGGCAGGACGGTGCGGGTCGCCTTCCTCGACGGGGACGATCAGCTGCACGCGGACATCGCGGAGGCGACGGAGCAGATCACCGGCGCCTGCAACCTGACACTCGACTTCGGGCAGAACGGCGCCGGAACCTTCCGGCGATGGACCACGTCCGATACCGTCCTGGCCGCCGAGATCCGCGTCAGCTTCGACCTGCCGGGCTTCTTCTCCCTGGTGGGCACCGACAGCACCGACAGTGCCATCGGCGCGGGTGGCGGCCCGGTCGGGGGCAACCCCGGCCAGCGCAGCCTGAACCTCGGGCGGTTCGCGGTGAACAGGCCCCCCACGTGGGAGGGCACCGTGCGGCACGAGTTCCTGCACGCGCTGGGGTTCCACCACTCCCACCAGAACATGCGCGGCACGTGCGAGGGCGAGTTCCGCTGGGAGGACGACGTCGGGTACGTCCCCACGCAGGACCCGGCCGGTGTCTTCGTGCCGGACGCCCAGGGCCGGCGCCCCGGCATCTACACCTATCTCGCCGGTGAGCCGAACAAGTGGCCGCGCGCGAAGGTGGATCACAACCTGCGCACCGTCGACGCCCCGGATCTCGTCGCCGGGCCCTTCGACACGAAGTCCGTGATGCTGTACCGCTTCCCGGCCTTCTTCTACAAGTCCACCCCCAGCAGCTGCGCGCCGTCCGGCAACGGGCAGAACCTGTCGGACGGCGACAAGCGCGGCCTCGACCTGCTGTACCCGCACACCATGGGCGCGCTGGCGGACCGTCAGGCCCGTGCCGACGCGGTCCTGGAGTCGCTCGGGGCCGGACCCGAGGGAGTTCCCGGTGCGAACGGCGGCGACCTGGCCGAGGCGTACCGCAGCCGGGTCGAGGAACTGGCCGCCGCCCAGGCCACGGGCGTCCGCTGACCGCTCACCGGGACGTGAGCGCGAACCACAGCTCCATCCGTGCGTCCGGGTCGTCCAGGTCCCGGTCCAGGAGCGCGGTGCAGCGGGCGATCCGCTGACGGACGGTGTTGCGGTGGACGTCCAGCGCCGTCGCCGTCCGGTCCCAGCTGCCGTGCAGCGAGAGCCAGACCCGCAGGGTCTCGGTCAGCGGCTCGGTGAGCGGGGCGAGGAGGGCGCGGGCGTACGCGGCGGCCTCCGCCGGGTCCACGAGCCCCGTGAACCCGGCGGGGCGGTGCCGGGCCAGGGGGGTACGGGACGCCTCCGCGCGCCGCAGGGCCCGTGCGGCCTCGGCGTCGGCCGCGGCGAGGTCCCCGGCGCGGGCGGGGGCGGCGGCCCCGAGCGTCCACCCGGGCTGGGCGGTGAGGGGCGCCGAGGCGGGGAGGAGGAGACGTACGGAGGAAGGGGCGGGTGCCTCGTCGGGTGCGGCTCCGGAGCCGGTCGCGTCGGCCCCCGCCCCCGCGCCCGTGTCCACCAGGGCCGTCCCCAGCGACGCCGCCAGCGAGGCCGCCGCGAACGGGGTGCCGTCGCCGCCGCGGGCGTGGACCACCGTCCAGGGGCCCGGGCCCAGCGCCGCCGCGGCCTCCTCCGGTGCCGCGCCCAGGAGCAGCCGGACCAGGGCCCCGTCCCGTACCGTCACGTCCGCGCCCCGGTGCGGGGCCGTGAGGAGCGAGAGCAGGACCACCGCGACGCCCGCGATCGTGTGGTCGCCCGGGTCGCGCCGCTCCGTCGCCACCCCGAGCGTCAGCCCGTCCCCGCCGCCCAGCGCGTACGCCGCGAGCCGCCGGCCGCCGCCGTCCCCGCTCGCCGAGGCGGGGCCGCCCGGGCGCGGGCCGAGGACGCCCACCAGCTCGCGCAGGGCCCGCGCCGCCTCCGCCGGGATCTCGCGGCCCGCCGCCGCCGACTCCGTACCGTCCGCCCCGAACAGCACCGCCCGCCCGCCGAGCCGGGACGCCAGCGCGCCGAGGACCGCCGGGACCGGGGCAGGCCGGGCGGCGGCCGTCGCGAGGGACTGCTGCGCCTCCGTCACCCGGCGCAGCTCGTGCAGCCTGGCCTCCGCCATCAGCCGCCACAGCGCCCGCGCCACCGCGGTGAACGGCGTCCTCGGCGGGACCTCGACCAGCGGGAGGCCGCGCCGCGCGCAGGCCTCGACGAGCTCCGCCGGGACCGTGTCGTAGACCGGCGTCACACCGAAGCCGAGCGCCGCCGCCCCCGCCTCCACCACCCGCTCCACGTAGTGCGCCGGGTCGGTGAGCTGCACGCCCGCCGTCATGAGCAGCTCGCCGCCGAGGAGGTACGGGTACGGGTCGGCCATCTCCGAGGTGTGCACCCAGTGCAGCGGCACGTCCCCGGAACCGGCGAGCAGCCGGAGCCCGAGGTCCCGGCGGGCGAGCAGCGCGGCCAGCGGGACCGGCGGCGCGGGGGGAGTGGAGCCGGGGTCGGGTGAGGTCGGTGCGCTCGGCGAGCTCATCAGGGTGGACCCTTCGTACATCCGCAGTCCGTACAGTGGAGGGAACGTACACTTCAATGTCGCTTTCGGGCCACTTACTGTCGAGCCGGACCCACCCACACCCCAGGAGGACCCGACCATGAGCAGCAGCGAGCAGAACACCCCGCGCGGACCGATCGACTCGTCCCGCATCCCGCGGTACGCCGGTCCCGCGACGTTCGCGCGGCTGCCGCGACTGGACGAGGTCGGCACCGCCGACGTCGCCGTGGTCGGCGTCCCCTTCGACAGCGGCGTCTCCTACCGCCCCGGCGCCCGCTTCGGCGGCAACGCCATCCGCGAGGCCTCCCGCCTCCTGCGCCCCTACAACCCCGCGCAGGACGCCTCCCCGTTCGCCCTCGCGCAGGTCGCGGACGCCGGTGACATCGCCGCCAACCCGTTCAACATCAACGAGGCCGTCGAGACCGTCGAGGCCGCCGCCGACGAGATCCTCGGCACCGGCGCCCGCATGATGACCCTCGGCGGCGACCACACCATCGCGCTGCCGCTGCTGCGCTCCGTCGCCAAGAAGCACGGCCCCGTCGCCCTGCTCCACTTCGACGCGCACCTCGACACCTGGGACACGTACTTCGGCGCCGAGTACACCCACGGCACGCCGTTCCGCCGGGCCGTCGAGGAGGGCATCCTCGACACCGAGGCGCTCTCCCACGTCGGCACCCGCGGCCCGCTCTACGGCAAGCAGGACCTGACCGACGACGAGAAGATGGGCTTCGGCATCGTCACCTCGGCGGACATCTACCGCCGCGGCGCCGACGAGGTCGCCGACCAGCTCCGCCAGCGCATCGGCAACCGCCCGCTGTACATCTCCATCGACATCGACTGCCTCGACCCGGCCCACGCGCCCGGCACCGGCACCCCCGAGGCCGGCGGCATGACCTCCCGCGAGCTCCTGGAGATCCTGCGCGGCCTCTCCTCCTGCAACCTGGTCTCCGCCGACGTCGTCGAGGTCGCCCCGGCCTACGACCACGCCGAGATCACCGCCGTCGCCGCCTCGCACACCGCGTACGAGCTGACCACGATCATGTCCCGCCAGATCGCGGCGAGCCGCGAGGCGAAGTAACCTCCCCTCCGGCCCGGCGCCCGCCGGGCCGGGCGGGCCGCCCGGCCGCACCCGACCACCGAGCCACGCCCAGAGGGACCGATGACCCACGACCACGACCTGGTGCTGCGTCCCACCGCGGCGCAGACCGCCGCCGCGCTCAACCCCCCGAAGGGCCGCACCGGCGGCGACCTCGTCGTCGAGACGCTCTCCGGCCTCGGCGCGACCACCGTCTTCGGCCTGCCCGGTCAGCACGCGCTCGGCATGTTCGACGCCCTGCGCCGCTCCTCCCTGCGGTACGTCGGCCTCCGCGTCGAGAACAACGCCGGCTTCGCCGCCGACGCCTACGGCCGGATCACCGGCGAGGCGGCCCCGCTGATGCTCTCCACCGGGCCCGGCGCGCTCATGTCGCTCGCCGCGCTCCAGGAGGCGGCCGCCGCCTCGGCGCCGGTGCTCGCGATCGGCAGCCAGATCCCGGTGGCGGGGCTCGGCGGCGGCCGGCACGGCTACCTGCACGAGCTGCGCGACCAGCAGGCCTCCTTCCGGGACGTCGTGAAGTCCGTCCACACGGTCCGTACGCAGTCCCAGATCCCGTCCGCGATCGCGGCGGCCTGGGAGTCGGCGCTGACGGCCCCGCACGGGCCGGTGTGGGTGGAGATCCCGCAGGACGTGCTCCTCGCGGAGACCCCGCTGCCCGTGGTCACGGCGATGGACGCGACGCCCGAGGAGGCCGCCCCGCGCCCCGAGCTCACGGCCGTCGCGGCCGACCTGCTGACGAAGGCCGCCCGGCCCGTGATCATCGCCGGCGGCGGAGTCGTACGCTCCGACGCCTCCGGCAAGCTCCGCGCGCTCGCCGAGCGGATCGACGCGCCCGTCGTCACCACCTTCGGCGGCAAGGGCGCCTTCCCCTGGACGCACCCGCTCTCGCTCCAGTCCTGGCTGGAGGACCGGCACACCACCGACTTCCTGGAGGACGCCGACGTCCTCCTCGTCGTCGGCTCCGGTCTCGGCGAGCTGTCCTCGAACTACCACACCTTCGCCCCGCGCGGCCGGGTGATCCAGATCGAGGCCGACGCCGGGAAGCTGGAGTCCAACCACCCGGCGCTCGGCATCCACGCGGACGCCCGGCTCGCCCTCCAGGCGCTCCTGGAGACGGTCGGCGAGCGCACCGACCCGACCGCCCCCGAGCGGGTCGCTGCCGTCCTGGGCAAGGTCAGGGACCGGATCGACGCCCAGGGCCTCGGCCTGGAGCAGCGGATCGTCGCGGCGGTGCGCGAGGCGCTCCCGGACCGGGCCCCGAGCTTCTGGGACATGACGATCCTGTCGTACTGGGCGTGGTCGGCCTTCGACGCCCGGCACCCGAACACGATGCACTCCGCCCAGGGCGCCGGCGGCCTCGGCTACGCCTTCCCCGCCGCCCTCGGCGCGGCCGTCGCGGACCCGTCCGCCCCGGTCCTCGCGGTCTCCGGCGACGGGGGCGCGATGTACTCGATCGCGGAGCTGGCGGCGGCGAAGCAGTACGGCCTCGACGTGACGTGGCTGATCGTCGACGACGGCGGCTACGGCATCCTGCGGGAGTACATGACGGACTCCTTCGGCGAGACCACGGGCACCGAGCTCACCCGCCCGGACTTCGTCGCGCTCGCCGAGTCCTTCGGCGTCCCGGCGACCCTGACGAGCCCGGAGACGCTGGCGGGGGACCTCGCGACGGCCCTGGCGGCTCCCGGCCCGTCGGTGGTGGTCCTCCCGGCCCTGCTGCGGATGTTCGAGCCGACCCACCTCTGAGCCGGACCCCTGTGCCCCCGGACCTCCGGGGGCACCTCTCCTCAGGCGAACAGCGCCCCGTATTTCGCCTTGTACGCGCTCAGCTGCTCGTTGTAGCCGTCGCTGAACAGGGCGAAGTCGGTCTTGTCGCGGGCCCGCGACGGAATCCCCTTCGACGGGATGAACGTCGGGATGCCCTGGAAGACCTCCGTCGCCGCCTTCGCGTGCGCCTCGCCCCGCACCACGGCCGCCACGACGTGCTCGCCCGTCAGCCTGAGATGCTCGCGCAGCTTGTTCTGGGGCGCCTTGGCCGTCTCGTGCAGCACCCCGGTCTCCGCGAGTCTGTTGGTCCGTGCCCCGATGCTCTCCAGCGTGCGCAGCGCGGCGTGGAGCTGCCCGCACAGATACGCCGGCCTGCGCTCGGCCTCCGACATGTCGCCCCCTCCTGGCGTCGAGTGCGCCGCCTCGTGGCGGCCCGTGATCCCTACCCCGTCCGCCCCGGCGGGGAACACGCGGCTCCGGGGCCGTGAATTGTTGCAGCGGGATGAAATCGCAGCCCAGCCGTGTTGGGCCTTCCGGTAGAGAAGGACGAACGGGAGGCCACTCGTGGCGGCGGCGGGGCAGAAACAGACGGAAGAACGTCAACAGGGCTGGGCACGCAGGCTGACCGGCTACGCCTGGCACTACAAGGCCAACGTGGTGCTCGCGCTGGGGTCGTCGCTCCTCGGCATGGCCGTCCTCGCCCTCGTGCCGCTCGTCACCAAGGTGATCATCGACGACGTCATCGGGACCAAGACCCGGGACCTCGGCGTCTGGACCGGGCTCCTCATGGGCGCCGCCGTCCTCGTGTACGCCCTTACCTACGTGCGCCGCTACTACGGCGGCCGCCTCGCCCTCGACGTGCAGCACGACCTCCGTACCGACATGTACAGGACCGTCACCCGCCTCGACGGGCGGCGCCAGGACGAGCTGTCCACCGGGCAGGTCGTCGGCCGCGCCACCAGCGACCTCCAACTGATCCAGGGCCTTCTCTTCATGCTCCCGATGACGATCGGGAACATCCTGCTCTTCGTCATCTCGCTGGCCGTCATGGCCTGGCTCTCCATCCCCCTCACCCTCGTCGCCCTCGCCGTCGCCCCCGCCCTCTGGTTCATCGCCAAGCGCAGCCGCACCCGCCTCCACCCGGCCACCTGGCACGCCCAGCAGCAGGCCGGCGTGGTCGCCGGCGTCGTCGACGGCGCCGTGACCGGCGTCCGGGTCGTCAAGGGATTCGGCCAGGAGGACCAGGAGACCGGCAAGATCCGGGAGGCCGGGCGGAAGCTCTTCGCCGGGCGCCTGCGGACGGTCCGGCTGAACGCCAAGTACACCCCCGCGCTCCAGGCCGTGCCCGCCCTCGGCCAGGTCGCCGTCCTCGCCCTCGGCGGCTGGCTCGCCTACCGCGGCCAGATCACCCTCGGCACCTTCGTCGCCTTCTCCGCCTACCTGGCGTCCCTCGTCGGCCCGGTCCGGATGCTCGCCATGGTCCTCACCGTCGGCCAGCAGGCCCGCGCGGGCGTCGAGCGGGTCCTCGACCTCGTCGACACCGAGCCCGTCATCCAGGACGGGACGAAGGAGCTCCCGGCCGACGCCCCGGCGACCGTCGAGTTCGACGACGTGAGCTTCGCCTACGACGAGGGACGGCCCGTCCTCGACGGCTTCTCCCTGGAGATCCGCTCCGGCGAGACCGTCGCCGTCGTCGGCGCCTCCGGCTCCGGCAAGTCCACCGTCTCGCTCCTCCTGCCCCGCTTCTACGACGTCACCCACGGCGCCGTCCTCGTCGGCGGCCACGACGTCCGCGAGCTCACCCTCGACTCCCTGCGCGCCGCGATCGGGCTCGTCCCGGAGGACTCGTTCCTCTTCTCCGACACGGTCCGCGCCAACATCGCGTACGGCGCCCCCGACGCCACCCAGGAGCAGATCGAGACCGCCGCCCGCGCCGCCCAGGCCGACCGGTTCATCGCCGAGCTGCCCGAGGGGTACGACACCAAGGTCGGCGAGCACGGCCTCACCCTCTCCGGCGGCCAGCGCCAGCGCGTCGCCCTCGCCCGCGCGATCCTCACCGACCCCCGGCTCCTCCTCCTCGACGACGCCACCTCCGCCGTCGACGCCAAGGTCGAGCACGAGATCCACGAGGCCCTGAAGTCGGTCATGGCGGGCCGTACGACCCTCCTCATCGCCCACCGCCGCTCCACCCTCGGCCTCGCCGACCGCATCGCCGTCCTCGACGACGGGCGGCTCTCCGACATCGGCACCCACGAGGAGCTGGAGGAGCGCTCCGCGCTCTACCGCCGCCTCCTCACCGACCCCGACGAGCTCGGCGCCGTCTCGCCGGGCCACGTGCTCCCCGCCGAGGTCCCCGAGGACGCCACGCTGCGGGCCGAGCTCGACGCCGAGTTCGACGCCGAGCGCGGCATCACCCCGGCCCTGTGGGTACGGGACGCGGGCACCGCCGAGCAGAGCCCGGCCCCCGGAGCCACCCCCGAGCTGCTCGCCGCCGTCGAGGCCCTGCCGCCCGCCGACGACACCCCCGGCATCGACGAGTCCCGCGCGGTCTCGCCCGAGGACAGCTACGGCCTGCGCCGGCTGCTCCGCGGCTTCGGCGTCCCGCTCCTCATCAGCCTCGGCCTGGTCGCCCTCGACGCGAGCGCCGGTCTCCTGCTTCCCGTCCTGATCCGGCACGGCATCGACGAGGGCGTGAACCGGCTCGCGATCGGCGCCGTCTGGGCGGCCTCCGCGCTCGCCCTGGTCACCGTGCTCGTGCAGTGGGTCGCGCAGACCGCCGAGACCCGGATGACGGGCCGCACCGGCGAGCGGGTCCTCTACGCCCTGCGCCTGAAGCTCTTCGCCCAGCTCCAGCGGCTCGGCCTGGACTACTACGAGCGCGAGCTCACCGGCCGGATCATGACCCGCATGACCACGGACGTGGACGCGCTCTCCACCTTCCTCCAGACGGGGCTGGTCACCGCCTTCGTCTCGGTCGTGACCTTCTTCGGAATCATGGTCGCGCTGCTCGTGCTCGACCTCCAGCTCGCCCTGGTCGTCTTCGCGACCCTGCCGGTCCTCGCCGTCGCCACGTACTTCTTCCGCCGGTCGAGCGTGAAGGCGTACGAGCTGGCGCGCGAGCGGATCAGCGTCGTCAACGCCGACCTCCAGGAGTCGGTCTCCGGACTGCGGATCGTCCAGGCCTTCCGCCGCGAGCACGCGGGCGTGGAGCGCTTCGCCGCCCGCAGCGACGAGTACCGCGAGGCGCGCGTCCGCGGTCAGTGGCTGATATCGATCTACTTCCCCTTCGTGACCCTGCTGTCCTCGGTGGCCGCCGCCGCCGTCATGATCGTCGGCGCGAACCGCATCGACGGCGGCACCCTGACCACCGGCGCGCTCGTCGCCTACCTCCTCTACATCGACCTGTTCTTCGCCCCCGTCCAGCAGCTCTCGCAGGTCTTCGACGGCTACCAGCAGGCCGCGGTCTCGCTGAAGCGGATGCAGGAGCTGCTCCAGGAGCCGACGTCGACGGCCGCCGCCGACGCGCCCCGGGACGTGAAGTCGCTGCGCGGCGAGATCGCCTTCGAGGACGTGTCGTTCGCGTACGACTCCAAGGAAGAGGCCCTCACCGGCATCGACCTGCGGATCCCGGCCGGGCAGACCGTCGCCTTCGTCGGCGAGACCGGCGCGGGCAAGTCGACGCTCGTCAAGCTGGTCGCGCGGTTCTACGACCCGACGGGCGGCCGGGTCACCGCCGACGGCACCGACCTGCGGGACCTGGACCTCACCGCGTACCGCCACCGGCTCGGGGTCGTCCCCCAGGAGGCGTACCTCTTCGCCGGGACCGTCCGGGACGCCATCGCCTACGGCCGCCCCGAGGCGACCGACGCGGAGGTCGAGGCGGCGGCCCGCGCGGTCGGCGCGCACGACATGATCGCCACGCTCGACGGCGGCTACCTCCACGAGGTCGCCGAGCGCGGCCGGAACCTGTCGGCGGGGCAGCGCCAGCTCATCGCGCTCGCCCGCGCCGAGCTCGTCGACCCGGACGTCCTGCTCCTCGACGAGGCCACGGCGGCCCTGGACCTCGCCACCGAGGCACAGGTCAACCAGGCCACCGACCGGCTCGCGGGCCGTCGGACGACGCTGGTCGTCGCCCACCGCCTGACCACCGCGGCCCGCGCCGACCGGGTCGTCGTGATGGACCACGGGCGGGTCGCGGAGGACGGGACCCACGACGAACTGCTCGCCCTCGGCGGCCGGTACGCGGCGCTGTGGAGCACCTTCATCGGCGAGGCCGTGGACGAGGAGGAGCCGGAGCGCGTGTGAGTACGGGCCGTCCGCCCGGATGAGTATCCGGGCGGATGGCCGGACCGCCGCCGGGGCGGCTTGGATCGGGGCATGAGCCACGAACCCCGCGCCGCCTCCGCCTTCCGCGTCAGCCCGTCGGCCGTCGAGGCCGCGCGCCTGCGCGAGCGGGGCCTGATCTGGGCCGGGCTCCTCGCGCCCGCGATCGGGCTCGCCGGGCTCCTCGCGCTCTTCTCCGAGGACGTCTGGAGCTGCGTGATGACCAAGAGGGGCTGCGGCAGCATGTCCGGTTCCCTCTGCCTGGCGAGCCTGGTGATCGCTCTCGCGGCGGTCGTGACCGTGCAGACCACCGCCCGCCCCGCCGTCCGCCGGGCGGCCTTCCGGACCCAGCTCGGAGCCGAGGCCGCCTTCCTGCTGCTGGTCCTCGCGACGTTCACGTGAGCCACGGGGAGGGGCCGGAAGGAGAGGCCGGAGGCGAGGCCCGGAGGCGAGGCCCGGAAGCAACCATTCCGGTGGCTCGCGCGTCGTACGCCCGTACGCCTGAATCTCCGTACGTCCGTACGGCGACTCGCCCGGGAGGGGAACCCATGCCCACGGACCCGACGCACGCACCACCGACACCACGCCGCAGTCGGCTGCCCGCCCGTGTCCTCGTCCCGCTCCTCGCCGCCCTCGCCCTGCTCCTGCTCCCCCTGCCGGGCTCCGGTGCCGGGACCGCCGAGGCCGTCTCCGTCTGCCACGGCCGCCCGACCAAGACCTACCCCTTCGCCACCGGCGAGCTGCGTCTCTACAAGACCCGCCACTACGCCTGCGCCGTGACCGTCTCCAAGCGCCCCGGCACCGCGCGGCCGATGACCGTCTCCCTTCAGCCGCGCGGCGCGCGTCCCGTCGTCAAGGCCGGACGGTTCGGCCGGCAGGCCGGTCCCGTCACCGTCCACGCCCTCAACCGCTGCGTCCGCGCCTACGGTTCGGTGGCCGGGCAGGGCAGGTCCACGGGGTGGGTTCTCTGCTGATGCCGGTCCGTTTCCTCTGCTGATGCGCAGGAAAGTCCAAGGGTAAGGACCAACTGGGTCTGGCGGTCCACACGTTGCCCCCGCTAGGTTCGCGACACCGTTGTGAACCAAGGGGAGGACGAATGCGCAAGTCGCTCAGAGGGCTGGTGTCGCTCGCGGTGCTCATAGGCACCGTCGGCACCACGGGCGTGGCCACCGCTGCGGACACGGAGGCCAACAGCCCCACCGCCGTCGCCGACTCGCAGAGCACGGACATCAAGGACCGCATCCTGGCGATCCCCGGGATGAGCCTGATCGAGGAGAAGCCCTACGCCGGCTACCGCTACTTCGTCCTGGACTACGTCCAGCCGATCGACCACAAGCGCCCGTGGGCGGGCACGTTCAAGCAGCGGCTCTCGGTCCTCCACAAGGACACGGACCGCCCCACCGTCTTCCGCACCAGCGGCTACGGGCTGAGCACCACCCCCAGCCGCGCCGAGCCGACGCGGATCATCGACGGCAACCAGATCTCCATGGAGTACCGCTTCTTCACGCCGTCGCGCCCGGAGCCGGCCGACTGGTCGAAGCTGGACATCTGGCAGGCCGCCAGCGACCAGCACCGGATCTTCGCCGCGCTGAAGAAGATCTACGGCAAGAACTGGCTCTCCACCGGCGGCTCGAAGGGCGGCATGACCGCCACCTACTACGAGCGCTTCTACCCGCGTGACATGGACGGCGTCGTCGCGTACGTCGCCCCGAACGACGTGGTGAACAAGGAGGACTCGGCCTACGACCGGTTCTTCGAGAACGTCGGCACGAAGGACTGCCGCGACCGCCTGAACAACATGCAGCGCGAGGCCCTCGTCCGCCGCGAGCCGCTGCAGAAGAAGTACAAGGAGTGGGCCGAGGCCGAGGGCGCCACCTTCAACACGGTCGGCTCCCTCGACAAGGCCTGGGAGGCCGTCGTCCTCGACTTCGTCTGGGGCTTCTGGCAGTACTACGGCCAGGACGTCTGCGACCAGATCCCGGACGCGGCGACCGCGAGCGACGACACCGTCTACGAGACGATCGACGCCTACTCCGGCTGGGCCGCCTACGCCGACCAGGGCCTGGACTACTACACGCCGTACTACTACCAGGCGGCCACCCAGCTCGGCTCGCCCAGCATCAAGCAGCCGCACCTCGCGGGCCTCAGCCGCTACGGCTACCAGCCGGCCAGCAGCTTCGTGCCGAAGTCGATCCCGATGAAGTTCCAGCCGCAGGCCATGCGGGACGTCGACAACTGGGTCCGCAAGAACGCGAACCGGATGCTCTTCGTCAACGGCGGCAACGACCCGTGGAGCGCCGAGCCGTTCCGCCTCGGCAAGGGCGCGCGCGACAGCTACGTCTACACGGCCCCGGGCGCGAACCACGGCGCGAACGTCGCCGCTCTCGTCCCCGCCGAGCGGGACAACGCCACCGCCCGCATCCTCGCCTGGGCCGGCGTCCCCGCCCCGGCCGTCCAGGCGGCGCAGCCGCTGGCCCGCTTCGACGCCCGCCTCGACAAGGCGGTCGACGAGGACGTGACCCGCGAGCACGGCCTGCGCCCGTAACTCCCACCCCGTTGTGCCCTTCCGCAGGGCGGAAGGGCACAACGGACGGCGCCCTGCCGGGCCTAGGCTCCCCGGCCTGGACCCGCACCCCGTGCGCACAGCACTGGTGGTGCGGGTTCAGGCGCAGGACGCGCGGGCACTCCGCTCGCGTGAGTCAGC includes:
- a CDS encoding ABC transporter ATP-binding protein, with amino-acid sequence MAAAGQKQTEERQQGWARRLTGYAWHYKANVVLALGSSLLGMAVLALVPLVTKVIIDDVIGTKTRDLGVWTGLLMGAAVLVYALTYVRRYYGGRLALDVQHDLRTDMYRTVTRLDGRRQDELSTGQVVGRATSDLQLIQGLLFMLPMTIGNILLFVISLAVMAWLSIPLTLVALAVAPALWFIAKRSRTRLHPATWHAQQQAGVVAGVVDGAVTGVRVVKGFGQEDQETGKIREAGRKLFAGRLRTVRLNAKYTPALQAVPALGQVAVLALGGWLAYRGQITLGTFVAFSAYLASLVGPVRMLAMVLTVGQQARAGVERVLDLVDTEPVIQDGTKELPADAPATVEFDDVSFAYDEGRPVLDGFSLEIRSGETVAVVGASGSGKSTVSLLLPRFYDVTHGAVLVGGHDVRELTLDSLRAAIGLVPEDSFLFSDTVRANIAYGAPDATQEQIETAARAAQADRFIAELPEGYDTKVGEHGLTLSGGQRQRVALARAILTDPRLLLLDDATSAVDAKVEHEIHEALKSVMAGRTTLLIAHRRSTLGLADRIAVLDDGRLSDIGTHEELEERSALYRRLLTDPDELGAVSPGHVLPAEVPEDATLRAELDAEFDAERGITPALWVRDAGTAEQSPAPGATPELLAAVEALPPADDTPGIDESRAVSPEDSYGLRRLLRGFGVPLLISLGLVALDASAGLLLPVLIRHGIDEGVNRLAIGAVWAASALALVTVLVQWVAQTAETRMTGRTGERVLYALRLKLFAQLQRLGLDYYERELTGRIMTRMTTDVDALSTFLQTGLVTAFVSVVTFFGIMVALLVLDLQLALVVFATLPVLAVATYFFRRSSVKAYELARERISVVNADLQESVSGLRIVQAFRREHAGVERFAARSDEYREARVRGQWLISIYFPFVTLLSSVAAAAVMIVGANRIDGGTLTTGALVAYLLYIDLFFAPVQQLSQVFDGYQQAAVSLKRMQELLQEPTSTAAADAPRDVKSLRGEIAFEDVSFAYDSKEEALTGIDLRIPAGQTVAFVGETGAGKSTLVKLVARFYDPTGGRVTADGTDLRDLDLTAYRHRLGVVPQEAYLFAGTVRDAIAYGRPEATDAEVEAAARAVGAHDMIATLDGGYLHEVAERGRNLSAGQRQLIALARAELVDPDVLLLDEATAALDLATEAQVNQATDRLAGRRTTLVVAHRLTTAARADRVVVMDHGRVAEDGTHDELLALGGRYAALWSTFIGEAVDEEEPERV
- a CDS encoding S28 family serine protease encodes the protein MRKSLRGLVSLAVLIGTVGTTGVATAADTEANSPTAVADSQSTDIKDRILAIPGMSLIEEKPYAGYRYFVLDYVQPIDHKRPWAGTFKQRLSVLHKDTDRPTVFRTSGYGLSTTPSRAEPTRIIDGNQISMEYRFFTPSRPEPADWSKLDIWQAASDQHRIFAALKKIYGKNWLSTGGSKGGMTATYYERFYPRDMDGVVAYVAPNDVVNKEDSAYDRFFENVGTKDCRDRLNNMQREALVRREPLQKKYKEWAEAEGATFNTVGSLDKAWEAVVLDFVWGFWQYYGQDVCDQIPDAATASDDTVYETIDAYSGWAAYADQGLDYYTPYYYQAATQLGSPSIKQPHLAGLSRYGYQPASSFVPKSIPMKFQPQAMRDVDNWVRKNANRMLFVNGGNDPWSAEPFRLGKGARDSYVYTAPGANHGANVAALVPAERDNATARILAWAGVPAPAVQAAQPLARFDARLDKAVDEDVTREHGLRP
- the speB gene encoding agmatinase, translated to MSSSEQNTPRGPIDSSRIPRYAGPATFARLPRLDEVGTADVAVVGVPFDSGVSYRPGARFGGNAIREASRLLRPYNPAQDASPFALAQVADAGDIAANPFNINEAVETVEAAADEILGTGARMMTLGGDHTIALPLLRSVAKKHGPVALLHFDAHLDTWDTYFGAEYTHGTPFRRAVEEGILDTEALSHVGTRGPLYGKQDLTDDEKMGFGIVTSADIYRRGADEVADQLRQRIGNRPLYISIDIDCLDPAHAPGTGTPEAGGMTSRELLEILRGLSSCNLVSADVVEVAPAYDHAEITAVAASHTAYELTTIMSRQIAASREAK
- a CDS encoding thiamine pyrophosphate-binding protein, which gives rise to MTHDHDLVLRPTAAQTAAALNPPKGRTGGDLVVETLSGLGATTVFGLPGQHALGMFDALRRSSLRYVGLRVENNAGFAADAYGRITGEAAPLMLSTGPGALMSLAALQEAAAASAPVLAIGSQIPVAGLGGGRHGYLHELRDQQASFRDVVKSVHTVRTQSQIPSAIAAAWESALTAPHGPVWVEIPQDVLLAETPLPVVTAMDATPEEAAPRPELTAVAADLLTKAARPVIIAGGGVVRSDASGKLRALAERIDAPVVTTFGGKGAFPWTHPLSLQSWLEDRHTTDFLEDADVLLVVGSGLGELSSNYHTFAPRGRVIQIEADAGKLESNHPALGIHADARLALQALLETVGERTDPTAPERVAAVLGKVRDRIDAQGLGLEQRIVAAVREALPDRAPSFWDMTILSYWAWSAFDARHPNTMHSAQGAGGLGYAFPAALGAAVADPSAPVLAVSGDGGAMYSIAELAAAKQYGLDVTWLIVDDGGYGILREYMTDSFGETTGTELTRPDFVALAESFGVPATLTSPETLAGDLATALAAPGPSVVVLPALLRMFEPTHL
- a CDS encoding PucR family transcriptional regulator — translated: MSSPSAPTSPDPGSTPPAPPVPLAALLARRDLGLRLLAGSGDVPLHWVHTSEMADPYPYLLGGELLMTAGVQLTDPAHYVERVVEAGAAALGFGVTPVYDTVPAELVEACARRGLPLVEVPPRTPFTAVARALWRLMAEARLHELRRVTEAQQSLATAAARPAPVPAVLGALASRLGGRAVLFGADGTESAAAGREIPAEAARALRELVGVLGPRPGGPASASGDGGGRRLAAYALGGGDGLTLGVATERRDPGDHTIAGVAVVLLSLLTAPHRGADVTVRDGALVRLLLGAAPEEAAAALGPGPWTVVHARGGDGTPFAAASLAASLGTALVDTGAGAGADATGSGAAPDEAPAPSSVRLLLPASAPLTAQPGWTLGAAAPARAGDLAAADAEAARALRRAEASRTPLARHRPAGFTGLVDPAEAAAYARALLAPLTEPLTETLRVWLSLHGSWDRTATALDVHRNTVRQRIARCTALLDRDLDDPDARMELWFALTSR